The Sebastes umbrosus isolate fSebUmb1 chromosome 4, fSebUmb1.pri, whole genome shotgun sequence genome has a window encoding:
- the LOC119486191 gene encoding protein mono-ADP-ribosyltransferase PARP6-like, with protein MLLKKCQTEHMETESQQWAESQTDEDSDSDEIMCGITESCATDLTRHPQLDTDVKAVRTLYSDSAVSIREYGSIDDVDVDLSINANVLDEEATIAWRINPSEPIVIRLHFSPSQYLDGPAPSVEVFQPSNTHFSLRKQLQNVLTVFLSREWKHLTNDNVVVRQKTRHSWFRPGGTIKKFRARLSIWLPTSKSSELQEPTTKGRIISPTMNRLKNHTTSYTIKNPTGELFTYTPSGKRVVVSAVKSSAQLSTKQLIELLFSSQAIRHCKTTPSLQHGFLVQIMRYAEQRLPTLNEYCVVCDERHVFQNAPMLKPAVCTRELCVFSFYTLGVMSGATEEVATGAEVVDLLVAMCRAALQSSRKGIIFEPYPSVVDPCNPKTLAFNPKRKSYDRLQKALDSVLLIRRMSQGPYSEMKKQMDKIDPLAHPLLQWILTSNRSHIVKLPLNRQLKFMHTPHQFLLISSPPSKEARFQAARKLYGSTFAFHGSHIENWHSILRNGLINASYTKLQLHGAAFGKGIYLSPISSISFGYSEMGKGRHQMHTKEELIQKCNQINKIKQEQPGQSRFLQNRNLNCIALCEVITSRNLQKHGNIWVCPISDHVCTRFLFVYENGQVGDVHINTQEARIHREILQVIASKPC; from the exons GAGAGCTGTGCCACTGACCTGACTCGCCACCCTCAGCTGGATACTGACGTAAAGGCAGTCAGGACTTTGTATTCAGACTCTGCAGTCTCCATCAG gGAGTACGGCTCAATTGATGATGTGGATGTTGACTTAAGCATAAATGCCAACGTTTTGGAT GAGGAAGCGACCATAGCCTGGAGGATTAACCCATCAGAGCCCATCGTTATCCGACTGCACTTTTCTCCGTCTCAGTATCTGGACGGACCTG CACCTTCAGTCGAAGTCTTTCAACCATCCAACACTCATTTCAGCCTTAGGAAACAACTACAGAA TGTTCTCACAGTCTTCTTATCTCGGGAGTGGAAACATTTGACCAATGACAACGTCGTAGTCCGACAGAAGACAAGGCACAGCTGGTTCAGGCCAGGTGGGACCATCAAGAAATTTCGTGCGCGACTCAGCATCTGGCTCCCTACATCAAA GTCCAGTGAGCTCCAGGAACCCACTACGAAAGGAAGGATCATTTCACCAACGATGAACCGTTTAAAAAATCACACAACTTCCTACACCATCAAGAATCCCACAGGAGAGCTCTTCACCTACACACCCAGTGGAAAG AGGGTGGTGGTGTCAGCAGTCAAGTCATCAGCACAGCTTAGTACCAAACAGCTGATAGAGCTGCTTTTCTCCTCCCAGGCCATCAGGCACTGTAAGACCACCCCAAGTCTGCAGCACGGCTTCTTGGTGCAG ATAATGAGGTATGCTGAGCAGAGACTCCCCACGCTGAACGAATACTGTGTTGTCTGTGATGAGCGACATGTGTTTCAGAACGCCCCTATGTTAAAG ccAGCGGTTTGCACCagggagctgtgtgtgttttccttttataCATTGGGGGTCATGTCTGGAGCTACAGAGGAGGTTGCCACCGGTGCAGAG GTagttgacctgctggtggccaTGTGCAGAGCTGCCCTTCAGTCTTCACGCAAGGGCATCATATTTGAACCGTACCCTTCTGTTGTAGATCCGTGCAACCCCAAAACCCTGGCCTTTAATCCTAAG AGAAAGAGCTATGACAGACTACAAAAAGCACTGGACAGTGTCTTGTTAATCAGGAGGATGTCACAG GGTCCATATTCTGAAATGAAGAAGCAGATGGACAAGATAGACCCTCTCGCTCATCCCTTACTACAATG GATTTTAACAAGCAACAGATCACACATTGTGAAGCTTCCGCTGAACAGG CAACTTAAGTTCATGCACACACCCCATCAGTTCCTGTTGATCAGCAGCCCTCCATCCAAAGAGGCTCGTTTCCAAGCTGCCAGGAAACTTTACGGCAGCACTTTTGCTTTCCA tGGTTCCCACATCGAAAACTGGCACTCGATTTTGAGAAATGGGCTGATTAATGCTTCGTATACCAAATTACAG CTTCATGGAGCTGCATTTGGGAAGGGCATTTACCTGAGTCCGATCTCAAGCATATCATTTGGATATTCAG agATGGGTAAAGGGCGACACCAAATGCATACCAAAGAAGAACTCATACAGAAATGCAACCAAATAAACAAGATCAAACAG GAACAGCCGGGGCAGTCCAGGTTTCTGCAAAACAGGAATCTAAACTGCATTGCTCTCTGTGAAG TCATAACGTCAAGGAACCTTCAAAAACATGGGAACATCTGGGTGTGTCCGATATCCGACCATGTGTGCACACGGTTCCTCTTTGT GTATGAGAACGGCCAGGTGGGAGACGTCCACATCAACACTCAGGAAGCCAGGATCCACAGGGAAATTTTACAAGTAATTGCTTCAAAGCCGTGCTGA